A window of Fictibacillus halophilus contains these coding sequences:
- the rnpM gene encoding RNase P modulator RnpM — MKTRKIPMRKCVACQEMKAKKELTRIVRSPEGEVSVDTSGKKSGRGAYLCHEPACIEQAKKKKVLESHLKTKIPADLFEQLEKGSHTS; from the coding sequence ATGAAAACACGTAAAATTCCGATGAGAAAATGCGTAGCCTGTCAAGAAATGAAGGCTAAAAAAGAATTAACACGTATTGTCCGCTCACCAGAAGGAGAAGTCTCTGTCGACACTTCAGGGAAAAAATCCGGAAGAGGAGCCTACCTTTGTCATGAACCTGCTTGTATCGAACAAGCGAAAAAGAAAAAGGTTCTTGAGTCACATCTCAAAACAAAGATTCCAGCTGATCTATTTGAACAGCTTGAAAAAGGAAGTCATACATCTTGA
- a CDS encoding YlxQ family RNA-binding protein, with amino-acid sequence MKPTPWENFLGIAARAGKVISGEELVVKSIQKQNAKIVLLSKDASDNTKKKVTDKCRFYKTDLAWVEDRNVLGRAIGKEQRVVVAVNDQGFSKRLKELLDH; translated from the coding sequence TTGAAACCAACTCCTTGGGAAAACTTTCTTGGAATAGCAGCTCGAGCCGGTAAAGTCATATCCGGTGAAGAACTGGTTGTGAAAAGCATCCAAAAGCAAAACGCGAAAATTGTTCTGCTTTCAAAAGATGCTTCTGATAATACAAAGAAAAAAGTTACCGATAAATGCCGCTTTTACAAAACTGATCTTGCCTGGGTGGAAGATCGCAATGTTTTAGGCAGGGCTATTGGTAAGGAGCAACGAGTTGTAGTTGCTGTAAATGATCAAGGATTCTCTAAGAGATTAAAGGAACTTCTTGATCACTAA